One window of Robiginitalea biformata HTCC2501 genomic DNA carries:
- the nrfD gene encoding NrfD/PsrC family molybdoenzyme membrane anchor subunit, which translates to MASHYEAPIRKPLVLGDKGYHDVSVDIAAPVEGRANKQWWIVFTIALAAFLWGIGCIIYTISTGIGTWGLNRTVNWAWDITNFVWWVGIGHAGTLISAVLLLFRQKWRMAINRSAEAMTIFSVVQAGLFPIIHMGRPWLAYWVVPIPNQFGSLWVNFNSPLLWDVFAISTYLSVSLVFWWTGLLPDFAMIRDRAVKPFQKKIYSLVSFGWSGRAKDWQRFEEVSLVLAGLATPLVLSVHTIVSFDFATSVIPGWHTTIFPPYFVAGAIFSGFAMVQTLLIIMRKVCNLEAYITVQHIELMNIIIMITGSIVGCAYITELFIAWYSGVEYEQYAFLNRATGPYWWAYTLMMTCNVVSPQVMWFKKIRTSILVSFIISIVVNIGMWFERFVIIVTSLHRDYLPSSWTMFSPTFVDIGIFIGTIGFFFVLFLLYARTFPVIAQAEVKSILKSSGERYKKLRDAGKPLYEIRTAVPRTADQVPPAAQATTPPPAGDDPAQVSSLLDAVGAFDPVTQTPDNLKRIKGIGPQMEEKLNQIGIYTFAQVSRMTQREYDLLDSITGSFPGRAQRDDWAGQAKLLNEKQ; encoded by the coding sequence ATGGCGTCGCATTACGAAGCACCGATACGCAAGCCCCTGGTACTGGGTGATAAGGGATACCACGATGTTTCCGTGGATATCGCTGCCCCGGTGGAGGGGAGGGCCAACAAGCAGTGGTGGATTGTATTTACCATTGCGCTGGCTGCATTTCTGTGGGGGATCGGGTGTATCATCTATACGATTTCTACCGGTATCGGTACATGGGGCCTGAACCGCACGGTAAACTGGGCCTGGGACATCACCAACTTTGTCTGGTGGGTGGGTATCGGCCACGCCGGAACGCTTATCTCGGCTGTATTGCTGCTCTTCCGCCAGAAATGGCGTATGGCCATTAACCGCTCTGCGGAGGCGATGACGATATTTTCCGTGGTCCAGGCGGGACTCTTCCCGATCATTCACATGGGCCGTCCCTGGCTGGCCTACTGGGTGGTGCCCATCCCGAACCAGTTTGGGTCGCTTTGGGTGAATTTCAACTCGCCCCTGCTCTGGGACGTGTTTGCGATCTCCACCTATCTGTCCGTTTCCCTGGTCTTCTGGTGGACCGGACTGTTACCGGATTTTGCGATGATCCGCGACCGGGCCGTAAAGCCCTTCCAGAAAAAGATCTACAGCCTGGTGAGTTTCGGCTGGAGCGGGCGCGCCAAGGACTGGCAGCGCTTTGAGGAGGTATCCCTGGTACTGGCCGGTCTGGCCACGCCTCTGGTACTCTCCGTACACACCATCGTATCCTTTGACTTTGCCACCTCGGTAATCCCGGGATGGCACACCACCATCTTCCCGCCTTACTTTGTGGCGGGGGCCATTTTCTCCGGCTTCGCAATGGTACAGACCCTGCTGATCATCATGCGGAAGGTCTGCAACCTGGAAGCGTATATCACCGTACAGCACATCGAGTTGATGAATATCATCATCATGATCACCGGTTCCATCGTGGGCTGCGCCTATATCACCGAGCTGTTCATCGCCTGGTATTCGGGCGTGGAGTACGAGCAGTACGCATTCCTGAACCGGGCCACCGGGCCCTACTGGTGGGCCTACACCCTGATGATGACCTGTAACGTGGTCTCTCCCCAGGTAATGTGGTTCAAGAAAATCCGCACGAGTATCCTGGTTTCCTTCATCATTTCAATTGTGGTGAACATCGGGATGTGGTTTGAGCGTTTCGTGATCATCGTAACCTCCCTGCACCGGGACTACCTGCCGTCTTCCTGGACGATGTTCTCGCCGACCTTTGTGGATATTGGAATTTTCATCGGCACCATCGGTTTCTTCTTCGTCCTGTTCCTGCTCTACGCGAGGACCTTCCCGGTTATCGCCCAGGCCGAGGTGAAGTCTATTTTGAAATCCTCCGGGGAGCGCTATAAGAAATTGCGGGATGCCGGGAAGCCGCTGTACGAGATCCGCACAGCAGTTCCCCGTACGGCCGACCAGGTTCCGCCGGCTGCACAGGCAACCACTCCGCCCCCTGCGGGCGATGATCCTGCCCAGGTGAGCAGCCTGCTGGATGCGGTAGGAGCCTTCGACCCGGTTACCCAAACCCCGGACAATTTGAAACGGATCAAGGGTATCGGACCGCAGATGGAAGAAAAACTGAACCAGATCGGAATATACACCTTCGCCCAGGTGAGCCGGATGACCCAGCGGGAATACGACCTGCTGGATTCGATTACCGGTTCCTTCCCGGGACGCGCCCAGCGCGACGACTGGGCCGGGCAGGCGAAACTTTTAAATGAAAAACAATAA